The proteins below come from a single Natrinema sp. SYSU A 869 genomic window:
- a CDS encoding endo-1,4-beta-xylanase codes for MKETHLHFNKNGSDTPRRTLGRRSVLGSIAALGTGYVVASTAAAQSWSDIDDPYYATLADDLAARGLPQGEFCYGDSEAETMDAYDVIGDVEATAIEAPDDLPFNEAMRLEVSDDVSDPWDAILNATVEDRGVEAGDVLLGVAYLREGPASATEGVVQYTAKDEDNTETSEVVNAATPSLPREWRRFFFRIEFDYTSDPGDWWTEFFLGYDSQTVDVGGLALLQFGGSVSTDDLPDSDIDFGYDGRAEDAAWRQTARERINEIRRAPLTVTATDENGEPIPDAEVEVEMQEHEFGFGSAVAVDELPSNEQYQDVFLENFNEAVTENGLKRGAWDGEFGSSLGPENTTAAVDWLNQHDVPTRGHTLLWGTYDAMGVDTGQSESEIVAEIESAIRERAAAMDGQLLEWDMHNHPVMYPEITDDLGRERVVDWWSAAIDEAPETPMWVNEGRVLSARNGNREPYHEYLEWLEGIEADIGGIGFMGHFGVDYLRPPADLLELFDEFAAFDVPLKITELDITLNDSMDEDQIAARRDYMRDLLIAAYSHEALESVLHWGFWANQHWRPSAALYDEDWTLRAHGEIYRELVFEEWWTDEAGSTDADGKYTTDAYLGDHEVTVTVGEAQTTESVSLTAPDDTAELTVDIDRATDTIEVGKYEPQDTTGDGRYDDVTGDGETTHEDVTAFFENLESDGVQTNPDAFDFDENGRVGFADVLALLRDV; via the coding sequence ATGAAAGAAACTCACTTGCACTTCAATAAGAACGGTTCGGACACGCCGAGGCGGACTCTCGGTCGCCGGTCCGTACTGGGATCGATTGCGGCACTCGGAACAGGCTACGTCGTCGCGTCGACGGCAGCGGCCCAATCGTGGTCGGACATCGACGATCCGTACTACGCGACCCTCGCGGATGACCTCGCAGCACGCGGACTCCCGCAAGGGGAGTTCTGCTACGGTGACAGCGAGGCCGAGACGATGGACGCCTACGACGTCATCGGAGATGTCGAGGCGACGGCGATTGAGGCCCCGGATGATCTCCCGTTCAACGAGGCGATGCGCCTCGAAGTCAGCGACGACGTCTCCGATCCGTGGGACGCAATCCTGAACGCGACGGTCGAGGACCGCGGTGTGGAAGCGGGCGACGTCTTGTTGGGCGTCGCATATCTTCGGGAGGGGCCAGCGAGTGCAACCGAGGGCGTCGTTCAGTACACCGCCAAGGACGAGGACAACACCGAAACCAGCGAGGTGGTCAATGCTGCTACCCCCTCGCTCCCTCGCGAGTGGCGTCGGTTCTTCTTCCGAATCGAGTTCGACTACACGAGTGATCCCGGCGACTGGTGGACGGAGTTCTTCCTGGGATACGATTCGCAGACAGTCGATGTCGGCGGCCTGGCCCTGTTGCAGTTCGGGGGATCGGTTTCGACCGACGACCTACCCGACTCCGATATCGATTTCGGCTACGACGGCCGCGCTGAGGATGCAGCTTGGCGGCAAACGGCCCGCGAGCGGATCAACGAGATTCGTCGGGCACCGCTCACCGTCACGGCCACCGACGAGAACGGCGAGCCGATCCCCGACGCCGAGGTCGAGGTGGAGATGCAGGAGCACGAGTTCGGCTTCGGCAGCGCCGTCGCCGTCGATGAACTGCCCTCGAACGAGCAGTACCAGGACGTCTTCCTCGAGAACTTCAACGAGGCAGTCACGGAGAACGGCCTCAAGCGGGGCGCGTGGGACGGCGAGTTCGGCTCGAGCTTGGGCCCCGAGAATACGACGGCCGCGGTCGATTGGCTCAATCAGCACGATGTCCCGACTCGAGGGCACACGCTCCTGTGGGGGACGTACGACGCCATGGGCGTCGATACGGGCCAGTCCGAGTCAGAAATCGTCGCGGAGATCGAGAGCGCGATCCGCGAGCGTGCCGCGGCGATGGACGGGCAACTGCTGGAGTGGGACATGCACAACCATCCGGTGATGTATCCCGAGATCACCGACGACCTCGGGCGAGAGCGGGTCGTCGACTGGTGGTCGGCGGCGATCGACGAGGCTCCTGAGACGCCCATGTGGGTCAATGAAGGTCGAGTCCTCTCGGCACGCAACGGCAACCGCGAGCCGTACCACGAGTACCTCGAGTGGCTCGAGGGCATCGAGGCCGATATTGGCGGTATCGGGTTCATGGGCCACTTCGGCGTGGATTACCTGCGCCCGCCAGCGGACCTCCTCGAACTCTTCGACGAGTTCGCCGCGTTCGACGTCCCGCTGAAGATCACCGAGTTGGACATTACCCTCAACGACTCGATGGACGAAGACCAGATCGCGGCCCGTCGTGACTACATGCGCGATCTCCTCATCGCGGCCTACAGTCACGAGGCCCTCGAGAGCGTCCTCCACTGGGGATTCTGGGCGAATCAGCACTGGCGGCCGTCGGCGGCGCTGTACGACGAGGACTGGACGCTCCGTGCACACGGCGAGATCTATCGGGAGCTCGTCTTCGAGGAGTGGTGGACGGACGAGGCCGGATCGACCGACGCCGACGGGAAGTACACGACCGATGCGTATCTGGGCGACCACGAGGTGACGGTGACGGTCGGCGAGGCGCAAACGACCGAATCCGTCTCCCTCACAGCTCCCGACGACACCGCCGAGCTGACGGTCGATATCGATAGGGCTACCGACACGATCGAGGTCGGCAAGTACGAGCCCCAGGACACGACTGGCGACGGTCGCTACGACGATGTCACCGGTGACGGGGAGACCACCCACGAGGACGTCACCGCGTTCTTCGAGAACCTCGAGTCCGATGGCGTCCAGACCAACCCTGACGCCTTCGACTTCGACGAGAACGGCCGCGTCGGCTTTGCGGATGTCCTCGCACTCCTTCGGGATGTCTGA
- a CDS encoding cellulase family glycosylhydrolase translates to MTMNEHEIRRERNSDEPTTRGDRSPPNATDSDAVSSPESSRTRHSRRGFLAMAGVGTAGVAASVLADPARAADGTADRGIETPWLERDGNVLRDPTGNEVVLRGVNVIDPARTARSWRRPLSATIDHATDPNRNWYARIIRIPVQTGDIVSVDTDDGSVSGEPQNEVDPGTFTKAQLEAYIEHHLRPVVEYCTEVGVYCIVDYHRHSDTSLEYTDPDLDEEVRLFWNTVAPEFADDSHVLYEVYNEPIGPYAGQEPGEEYDVHGADAEQTWLEWRETAQPWVDTIRDHAERNVVIIGSPRWSQYTYWAPHHEFNGENLAYAGHVYAGHDGLRPLGDYFGEPSEQVPVFLTEFGYQGDAGTPLTGTTSEDGAAFEAFFDEYDTVHPQIWCFDPAWQPIMFDSADDTQKWDLLGGEDYQGEWWQTYLADRRTDDLPETNGGSDSIAVGDYEARDTDGDGRYEDITGDGETTHEDVDAFFENLESDGVQTNPDAFDFDGNGRTGFSDVIELLRNV, encoded by the coding sequence ATGACCATGAACGAACACGAGATACGACGAGAACGGAACAGCGACGAACCAACGACCCGCGGCGATCGATCGCCACCAAACGCAACCGACTCCGACGCGGTGAGCAGCCCTGAATCGAGTCGCACACGCCACTCCCGACGGGGCTTTCTCGCGATGGCCGGCGTCGGCACGGCCGGCGTAGCGGCCAGTGTGCTGGCTGACCCCGCACGCGCCGCTGACGGCACGGCCGACCGAGGAATCGAAACCCCGTGGCTCGAGCGCGACGGGAACGTGCTCCGCGATCCGACTGGAAACGAGGTCGTGCTCCGCGGTGTCAACGTGATCGACCCCGCGCGCACGGCACGGTCGTGGCGTCGGCCACTCTCGGCGACGATTGATCACGCGACCGACCCCAACAGGAACTGGTATGCGCGGATTATCCGTATCCCAGTCCAGACCGGAGACATCGTCTCCGTCGACACGGACGATGGCAGCGTGAGCGGTGAGCCCCAGAACGAAGTCGATCCGGGAACGTTCACCAAGGCACAGCTCGAGGCCTACATCGAGCATCACCTCCGACCGGTCGTGGAGTACTGTACGGAGGTCGGCGTCTACTGCATCGTCGACTACCATCGCCACTCAGACACGAGTCTCGAGTACACCGATCCCGACCTCGACGAGGAGGTCCGGCTGTTCTGGAACACCGTCGCTCCCGAATTCGCCGACGACTCTCACGTTCTCTATGAGGTGTACAACGAGCCGATCGGTCCCTACGCCGGCCAGGAGCCGGGCGAGGAGTACGACGTTCACGGTGCTGACGCCGAGCAGACCTGGCTCGAGTGGCGCGAGACCGCCCAGCCATGGGTCGACACCATTCGGGACCACGCCGAGCGCAACGTCGTCATCATCGGCTCACCGCGGTGGAGCCAGTACACCTACTGGGCACCACACCACGAGTTCAACGGAGAAAATCTCGCGTACGCGGGCCACGTGTATGCCGGCCACGACGGGCTGCGGCCGCTCGGGGACTACTTCGGCGAGCCGTCCGAGCAGGTCCCAGTGTTCCTCACGGAGTTCGGCTATCAGGGCGACGCTGGGACCCCCCTCACGGGAACGACATCCGAAGACGGCGCGGCGTTCGAGGCGTTCTTCGATGAGTACGACACCGTTCACCCCCAAATCTGGTGTTTCGACCCGGCCTGGCAGCCGATCATGTTCGATTCCGCCGACGATACCCAGAAGTGGGACCTCCTCGGCGGCGAGGACTACCAGGGAGAGTGGTGGCAGACGTATCTGGCCGATCGACGCACCGACGACCTCCCCGAGACGAACGGCGGTTCGGATTCGATTGCGGTCGGCGACTACGAGGCCCGGGACACGGACGGAGACGGACGCTATGAGGATATCACCGGTGACGGGGAGACGACCCACGAGGACGTCGACGCCTTCTTCGAGAACCTCGAGTCCGACGGCGTCCAGACCAACCCCGATGCCTTCGACTTCGATGGGAACGGCCGAACCGGGTTCTCGGACGTCATCGAACTGCTTCGGAACGTCTAG
- a CDS encoding cellulase family glycosylhydrolase: MSSDNRAGEKRPTERVDQRSLRPTRRAFVKAAGVGTAGLALGGMGGSAAAVDNPTPRLQTDGKWIVTGDGQRVKPRGVSPASLDYLESIHPKSQQEILEHATNGTEWHPNTVRLPVVEDAVHEQGMQYVVDELLRPAVDVLADRGVYAMIDFHLIRPYVEALSHGEGMVEDGWADSLDDLGFDPHVGTDDLLTEFWSAVAPAFADDENVLFELFNEPTLPVTWSTYGEHGSAVQTREDEWMLWRDTAQSWVDSIRDEAPETPIIIGSPDWTSRTKFAAEYPFDGENLIYSGHIYPDNGLPHDTLERGDEGDTYEVGPFDPEYGAPAEEVPVIITEFGWDPDEDFRESVEFGTTSGWGEPVREWLESYENMGWIAWCFDDTWAPTFFDSPGDGAGEPWELKDGDEQMGWFIREWLEERKDDVIVGGGNDGSDTIAVGDYEARDTDDDGLYNDVDGDGETTHEDVDAFFENLESGGVQDNPEEFDFDENGQTGFADVLELLRRT; encoded by the coding sequence ATGAGTTCCGATAATCGTGCGGGCGAGAAGCGGCCAACCGAACGAGTGGACCAGCGATCACTGCGACCAACGCGACGGGCGTTCGTGAAAGCGGCGGGCGTCGGGACGGCTGGCCTCGCACTCGGTGGGATGGGTGGATCCGCAGCGGCGGTCGATAATCCGACACCGCGCCTACAAACCGACGGGAAATGGATTGTTACCGGTGACGGACAGCGGGTGAAACCCCGTGGAGTCTCGCCGGCGTCGCTGGATTACCTCGAGTCGATACACCCCAAGAGTCAGCAGGAGATCCTCGAGCACGCGACCAACGGAACGGAGTGGCACCCGAACACGGTCCGACTGCCGGTCGTGGAAGACGCGGTCCACGAGCAAGGGATGCAGTACGTCGTCGATGAACTCCTGCGGCCGGCCGTCGACGTGCTCGCCGATCGGGGCGTCTACGCGATGATCGACTTCCATCTCATTCGACCGTACGTGGAGGCCCTGAGTCACGGGGAAGGAATGGTCGAGGACGGCTGGGCGGACAGCCTTGATGACCTCGGCTTCGATCCCCACGTCGGCACCGACGACCTGTTGACGGAGTTCTGGAGCGCAGTGGCTCCGGCGTTCGCCGACGACGAAAACGTCCTCTTTGAACTGTTCAACGAACCGACGCTCCCCGTCACGTGGTCGACCTACGGGGAACACGGTTCGGCGGTCCAGACGAGGGAAGACGAGTGGATGCTCTGGCGCGACACCGCCCAGTCGTGGGTCGACTCGATCCGGGACGAGGCACCCGAGACGCCGATCATCATCGGCTCACCCGACTGGACCTCCCGAACGAAATTCGCCGCCGAGTACCCCTTCGACGGGGAGAATCTGATCTATTCCGGCCACATATACCCGGACAACGGCCTCCCACATGACACGCTCGAGCGGGGAGACGAAGGTGATACGTACGAGGTGGGTCCGTTCGATCCCGAGTACGGTGCGCCCGCCGAGGAGGTCCCCGTTATCATTACCGAATTCGGCTGGGATCCCGACGAAGACTTCCGAGAAAGCGTCGAATTCGGCACGACGAGCGGGTGGGGCGAACCCGTCCGCGAGTGGCTAGAGTCCTACGAGAACATGGGCTGGATCGCCTGGTGTTTCGACGACACGTGGGCACCAACGTTCTTCGACTCGCCCGGTGATGGGGCCGGTGAACCTTGGGAACTGAAAGACGGAGACGAACAGATGGGCTGGTTCATCCGCGAGTGGCTCGAGGAGAGGAAAGACGACGTGATCGTCGGCGGTGGCAACGACGGGAGCGACACGATCGCGGTCGGCGACTACGAGGCGCGGGATACGGACGACGACGGGCTGTACAACGATGTCGATGGAGACGGGGAGACGACCCACGAAGACGTCGACGCGTTCTTCGAGAACCTCGAGTCCGGCGGCGTTCAGGACAACCCCGAGGAGTTCGATTTCGATGAGAATGGTCAAACCGGATTCGCGGACGTTCTCGAACTGCTCCGGCGGACCTGA
- a CDS encoding cellulase family glycosylhydrolase: MTSDKRTTDEYGIDRQNGSTRRRFVKAIGAGAMVAPFAASTAAAATEPTTDPDDLAYVETDGTEFVVDGEPVYFNGANNFWITDNYEGTKQCVDDVFDLFQDLGIDLVRFWAHGEGKDGPLSLQPEPGEYNEDALENLDYLIEAARERGIRLIATLVDNWDHEGGMLQYAEWAGAESRYEFYTMDETRGMYRDHVETILTRENTYSGIEWREDPTIALWELANEPRLEQSDVPAEMDNLEPPEHRETLGDWFADISEYIKDLDGNHLVSTGSEGHYYGTWEDDYPNDDWDGQDYVGHHSIDTIDACSFHLYPDHWDFPLEDGAAYIRDRVVDAHEEIGKPAYLGEFNVDTQQHGLETRTEFLDEWYDVADEYDCNAVLPWQVVLEDTEDHDGFQLYASESGHLIEEYAAVVAEKSGGEDNSDPETIPVGEYEARDTTGDGRYNDVTGDGETTHEDVDSFFEHIESAGVQDNPEQFDFDENGRIGFSDVLELLRQV, encoded by the coding sequence ATGACTTCGGACAAACGCACGACAGACGAGTACGGAATCGATCGACAGAACGGATCGACGCGGCGCCGCTTCGTGAAAGCGATCGGTGCGGGCGCGATGGTTGCCCCTTTCGCCGCCAGTACGGCGGCGGCCGCGACGGAACCGACGACCGACCCCGACGACCTCGCATACGTCGAGACGGACGGGACCGAGTTCGTCGTCGACGGCGAGCCGGTCTACTTCAACGGGGCGAACAACTTCTGGATAACAGATAATTACGAAGGAACGAAGCAGTGCGTCGACGACGTTTTCGATCTCTTTCAGGACCTGGGCATCGATCTCGTGCGGTTCTGGGCCCACGGCGAGGGCAAAGACGGCCCCCTCTCACTCCAGCCGGAACCCGGCGAATACAACGAGGACGCCCTCGAGAACCTCGATTACCTGATCGAGGCGGCCAGAGAGCGCGGCATCAGGCTCATCGCGACGCTCGTGGACAACTGGGACCACGAAGGCGGGATGCTCCAGTACGCCGAGTGGGCGGGTGCCGAGTCCCGCTATGAGTTCTACACGATGGACGAGACGCGCGGTATGTACCGCGACCACGTCGAGACGATCCTCACTCGGGAGAATACCTACAGCGGAATCGAGTGGCGCGAGGATCCGACGATCGCGCTGTGGGAACTGGCCAACGAACCGCGTCTCGAGCAAAGCGATGTGCCCGCGGAGATGGATAACCTCGAACCGCCCGAACATCGCGAAACCCTCGGCGACTGGTTCGCCGACATATCAGAATACATCAAGGACCTCGACGGCAACCACCTCGTCTCGACGGGGTCGGAGGGCCACTACTACGGAACCTGGGAGGACGACTACCCGAACGACGATTGGGATGGCCAGGACTACGTCGGCCACCACTCGATCGACACGATCGACGCCTGTTCGTTCCACCTGTATCCCGACCACTGGGACTTCCCGCTCGAGGACGGGGCGGCGTACATCCGAGACCGTGTCGTCGACGCCCACGAGGAGATCGGCAAGCCCGCCTATCTCGGTGAATTCAACGTCGATACACAGCAACACGGGCTCGAGACCAGAACCGAGTTCCTCGACGAGTGGTACGACGTCGCCGACGAGTATGACTGCAACGCCGTCCTCCCGTGGCAGGTCGTCCTCGAGGACACCGAGGACCACGACGGATTCCAGCTGTACGCGAGCGAATCCGGGCATCTCATCGAGGAGTACGCGGCGGTCGTCGCGGAGAAGAGCGGCGGTGAGGACAATTCCGACCCAGAGACGATCCCGGTCGGCGAGTACGAAGCCAGAGACACGACCGGCGACGGGCGCTACAACGACGTCACCGGCGATGGGGAAACCACTCACGAGGACGTCGACAGCTTCTTCGAACACATCGAGTCCGCCGGCGTTCAGGACAATCCCGAGCAGTTCGACTTCGATGAGAACGGTCGAATCGGGTTTTCCGACGTCCTCGAACTCCTTCGGCAAGTCTGA
- the rnz gene encoding ribonuclease Z, whose protein sequence is MPLRVTFLGTAGAIPTTERNPSSIFVAREGEGLLFDAGEGTQRQMMRFGTGFSVSHLFVTHLHGDHVLGIPGLLQTMAFNDREEPLAIHTPHGTRRQLKSLVNALGNQPSFPVRISEVGGGDVAYRAEEYEVRTFDTDHDTRSVGYALVEDDRKGRFDRERAEELGVPVGPEFSRLHEGKSVELEDGTVVDPEQVVGEPRPGRSIVYTGDTRPTEAAIEAADEPDLLIHDATFADDRAERAADTAHSTARQAAEIANRAGTDRLALLHLSSRYAGQTDAHLEQAREVFAGDETNVFVPDDGQSLEIAYPDG, encoded by the coding sequence ATGCCACTGCGCGTGACGTTTCTAGGGACGGCCGGGGCGATTCCGACGACCGAGCGGAATCCGAGCAGCATCTTCGTCGCCCGCGAGGGCGAGGGGTTGCTGTTCGATGCCGGCGAGGGAACTCAGCGCCAGATGATGCGGTTCGGGACGGGGTTTTCCGTCTCACACTTGTTCGTCACGCACCTTCACGGCGACCACGTCCTCGGGATTCCGGGCCTGCTTCAGACGATGGCCTTCAACGACCGCGAGGAGCCGCTGGCGATCCACACGCCCCACGGCACGCGCCGTCAGCTCAAGTCGCTGGTGAACGCCCTCGGCAACCAGCCCTCGTTTCCCGTCCGAATCAGTGAGGTCGGCGGCGGCGACGTCGCCTACCGCGCCGAGGAGTACGAGGTCCGCACGTTCGACACCGACCACGACACGCGCTCGGTCGGCTACGCGCTCGTCGAAGACGACCGGAAGGGCCGATTCGACCGCGAACGCGCCGAGGAACTCGGCGTCCCCGTCGGCCCCGAGTTCTCGCGGCTCCACGAGGGCAAGTCCGTCGAACTCGAGGACGGTACCGTCGTCGACCCCGAGCAGGTAGTCGGCGAGCCCCGTCCCGGTCGTTCGATCGTCTACACCGGTGACACCCGCCCTACCGAGGCGGCGATCGAGGCCGCTGACGAGCCCGACCTGCTGATCCACGACGCGACCTTCGCCGACGACCGCGCCGAGCGCGCTGCCGATACCGCCCACTCGACGGCCCGCCAAGCCGCCGAAATCGCGAATCGAGCCGGCACGGATCGACTCGCGCTGCTGCATCTCTCCTCGCGCTACGCCGGGCAGACGGACGCCCACCTCGAGCAGGCCCGCGAGGTCTTCGCGGGCGATGAGACGAACGTGTTCGTCCCCGACGACGGGCAGAGTCTCGAGATCGCGTATCCGGACGGCTGA
- a CDS encoding CARDB domain-containing protein, with the protein MSSRLTFGTLKRIVAILIAIAIVLAAGIVVGQAPAIFGVEEDPEASITFEDKQGNGTTVTIQEVSLSDGGYIVLTDGGDEPLAVSEHLEAGTHENVTIEREDDATRELVGQLTATVHRDTGDDSFAYYETDGEEDQPYLEDGFPVSDTATVTTTDENALGDSFAVESIDAPATATTNETIQVNATIRNPTEFQTQQSITVRIDGTVFEQRVLELEGGESRTVTFETDTSGAPPGNRTIGVYTDGDGAVTEIDLEFHTDPSVTVDDATTENVTVATAIPEQGFVAIEHNGSVVSTSGQLEPGEHENVTVDLSENASINESDELMATLYAGSPDDVDSASPIEFEDEPVQTTFTIGDVADTESGNESDANDSAAESANE; encoded by the coding sequence ATGAGTTCGAGACTGACGTTCGGCACGCTCAAGCGGATCGTCGCGATCCTGATCGCGATCGCGATCGTGCTCGCCGCCGGTATCGTTGTCGGGCAGGCCCCCGCCATCTTCGGCGTCGAGGAGGACCCCGAGGCGTCGATCACGTTCGAAGACAAGCAGGGCAACGGGACGACCGTCACGATTCAGGAGGTCTCCCTCTCCGACGGCGGCTACATCGTGCTCACCGACGGCGGCGACGAACCGCTGGCTGTCTCCGAGCACCTCGAGGCCGGTACGCACGAGAACGTGACCATCGAGCGCGAGGACGACGCGACCCGCGAACTCGTCGGACAGTTGACGGCGACGGTCCACCGGGACACCGGCGACGACTCGTTCGCCTATTACGAGACCGACGGCGAGGAGGACCAGCCCTATCTCGAGGACGGGTTCCCGGTCAGCGACACTGCGACAGTGACGACGACCGATGAGAACGCGCTCGGCGATTCGTTCGCCGTCGAATCGATCGACGCGCCCGCAACGGCGACGACCAACGAGACGATTCAGGTGAACGCGACGATCCGTAACCCGACCGAATTCCAGACCCAACAGTCTATCACGGTCCGCATCGACGGTACCGTCTTCGAGCAACGGGTGCTGGAACTCGAGGGCGGCGAGTCCCGGACCGTGACCTTCGAGACGGACACGAGCGGTGCACCGCCGGGTAATCGGACAATCGGCGTCTATACCGACGGTGACGGCGCGGTCACGGAGATCGACCTCGAGTTCCACACCGACCCGAGCGTGACGGTCGACGATGCTACCACCGAGAACGTGACGGTCGCCACTGCGATTCCCGAGCAGGGATTTGTCGCCATCGAGCACAACGGATCGGTGGTCAGCACGAGCGGCCAACTCGAACCCGGCGAACACGAAAACGTCACCGTCGATCTCTCGGAGAACGCCTCGATCAACGAGAGTGACGAGCTGATGGCGACGCTCTATGCGGGCAGTCCCGACGATGTCGATTCGGCGTCGCCGATCGAGTTCGAGGACGAACCGGTACAAACGACGTTCACGATCGGTGACGTGGCCGACACGGAGAGCGGCAACGAGTCCGATGCCAACGACTCGGCGGCCGAATCGGCCAACGAGTAA
- a CDS encoding acyl-CoA thioesterase, whose protein sequence is MPTLLETHIENRFRVQPNHANNNDTLHGGNLMKWLDEVSAMSAMRFAGETCVTARVNELDFERPIQIGDTALVEAYVYDSGRTSVHVALRAWREEPRSGETEKTTESTFTFVAIDENGEKVPVPDLSVETEKGARLRDRVHEIED, encoded by the coding sequence ATGCCAACGCTTCTCGAGACGCATATAGAGAATCGGTTTCGCGTACAGCCAAACCACGCGAACAACAACGACACGCTCCACGGCGGGAATCTGATGAAGTGGCTCGACGAGGTAAGCGCGATGTCGGCGATGCGATTCGCCGGCGAGACCTGCGTCACCGCCCGTGTGAACGAACTCGACTTCGAACGTCCGATCCAGATCGGCGACACGGCCCTCGTCGAGGCCTACGTCTACGATTCGGGTCGGACGAGCGTCCACGTCGCGCTACGAGCCTGGCGCGAGGAGCCCCGAAGCGGCGAGACCGAGAAGACGACCGAGTCCACGTTCACGTTCGTCGCGATCGACGAGAACGGTGAGAAGGTTCCCGTTCCCGATCTCTCGGTCGAGACCGAGAAGGGAGCGCGGCTTCGCGATCGCGTCCACGAGATCGAAGACTAA
- a CDS encoding methyltransferase domain-containing protein: MYLLELGGEDDAFAAREAASAAAGIRRIAPGLVVAGRIVPERVRGLAYTHRASELLGRGDADLASARAVLEAAAIDREGSVAVRATDVHGSSDVSTERAERELGQVLVDRGFSVDLEDPDHLLRVAFSAGKLEGDAEGNALKRTENELERVAGDGREESTGERVSVCALGWLEAESVRDFGTRAPTDKPFFQPGSMDPLLARAVANLAGAQEGATILDPMCGTGGVLVEAGLVGADVIGTDAQAKMAQGARENLAHFLEREEPSPTGARRGSWHVGRGDAMRLPLADDAVDGVVFDAPYGRQSKIDTHRLEDLVAGALAEAHRVAPRAVMIADRSWASEARAAGWELESAFERRVHRSLTRYVMVLERRSP, from the coding sequence GTGTATCTGCTCGAGCTCGGCGGCGAGGACGACGCGTTTGCGGCCCGCGAGGCGGCCAGCGCGGCGGCCGGAATCCGCCGAATTGCGCCCGGGCTCGTCGTCGCAGGGAGAATCGTCCCCGAGCGCGTCCGTGGACTCGCCTACACCCACCGTGCGAGCGAACTCCTCGGCCGGGGCGACGCCGACCTCGCGAGCGCCCGCGCCGTGCTCGAGGCCGCCGCAATCGACCGAGAGGGATCGGTCGCGGTGCGGGCGACGGACGTCCACGGCTCGAGCGATGTGAGTACCGAGCGCGCGGAACGCGAACTGGGACAGGTACTGGTCGATCGCGGGTTTTCCGTGGATCTCGAGGACCCCGACCACCTCCTTCGGGTCGCGTTTTCGGCGGGGAAACTCGAGGGCGATGCGGAGGGGAATGCGCTCAAGCGTACCGAGAACGAACTCGAGCGCGTCGCAGGCGACGGTCGCGAGGAGTCGACGGGCGAACGCGTCTCCGTCTGCGCGCTCGGCTGGCTCGAGGCCGAGAGCGTCCGCGATTTCGGAACTCGGGCACCGACGGATAAACCGTTCTTCCAGCCCGGCAGCATGGATCCCTTACTCGCGCGCGCCGTGGCGAACCTCGCAGGCGCTCAGGAGGGCGCGACGATTCTGGATCCGATGTGTGGCACCGGCGGCGTGCTCGTCGAGGCGGGGCTGGTCGGTGCGGACGTGATCGGTACCGACGCGCAGGCGAAGATGGCCCAGGGGGCGCGGGAGAATTTGGCACACTTCCTCGAGCGCGAGGAGCCCTCGCCGACCGGCGCACGTCGGGGCTCATGGCACGTCGGCCGCGGTGACGCGATGCGTCTGCCGCTGGCAGACGACGCCGTCGACGGCGTCGTCTTCGACGCACCCTACGGCCGCCAGTCGAAGATCGACACGCATCGGCTCGAGGACCTCGTTGCGGGCGCGCTCGCCGAGGCTCATCGGGTGGCTCCGCGAGCGGTCATGATCGCCGATCGGTCGTGGGCGAGCGAGGCGCGCGCAGCCGGCTGGGAACTCGAGTCGGCGTTCGAACGGCGCGTGCATCGGTCGCTGACGCGGTACGTGATGGTGCTCGAGCGGCGGTCGCCGTAG